CAGCTGAATTGCTCCTaaagaacaaaagaaagaagTTTACCTTGAGACTTGCAATTAACTCGTTCCATTGGCGTCGTTCTTCTTCAGTTCCATGTTTTATGTTTCCCTAAACGCTTGCATTACGAACCTATTGCAGGAAGAACAATAGCAATGAGTAAGTAAAACTCAGGTATAAATCTATTTCACTTATGACGCATACATAAAATAAGGCATCTTCAAGAAAGCATGCATATTAGGTTTTAGAATTCTAGTGGAATCAAAAAAATGAAGGAGGTCATTTGACAGAGTGGTAAGGAGAAGTTCATATATTAAAATCTTCAAGAAACTGAAATAAATATCTCAGCAACACAAGGTCTGTAAGTTAAGAAAATGTAAGTACATCAAGCATGCATGCAGCCTCTTCGAGCAGGTTTAGCATTCTCTTTAGGCTTTGATTTTGGTAGATCAGTATTATACCTGACACCTTTACCCGTAGATCCTGGACACCTCCTTCAAGAGGGCCCCTTCTCTTTTGATATGTTTTCTTCAAACTCTTATGTTGGATGCAGGTCTTTAGCAGCAACTCGGAGATCTTGAAACGCCAACCATAAACAAATCCATCATTAAtgaaaaccaaacaaaaaatatGGGAAAGGTTATTTATTTTCATATAATAATATCAAACCTAGACCATACTTGAAACTCGAGGTTTGCCTTCGTCATCAAAAATATCATGTTTCCACTTCTTTTCATTTTGGCGCTATCTGCCACAcgaacaataaaaataaacatcaatAGAAGAAAATGAAATCCATACAAAAAAAATTAGATAACAATAAAGGTCAGAATTCAGAAACGTAAGAAGTTCCCAAACAAATGACCTTGTTGAAATGATAGATGTATGACTGTATGTAACCATCAAGCATATCTGCAAGGGGTCACAATGTACAAAGATAATATGTTCAACAACCCAAATCTAGCTAAATCATTTTATAATCAATCTTGAGCAAAATAACTACGACCAAGCTATATATGTCCTTGGGACGTCCTTTACCTTCAAGTAGGGATAGTTTAGTCACTCCCTCCAAGTTCTTCACAGAATGCACATAACCATGAGTACAATTATTAACTTTAATAATATATGGTAAGCAAAGAACAATAC
The nucleotide sequence above comes from Papaver somniferum cultivar HN1 chromosome 8, ASM357369v1, whole genome shotgun sequence. Encoded proteins:
- the LOC113304851 gene encoding lysosomal alpha-mannosidase-like, coding for MLMEKGHRRVPVISYDGREVITRMTTSMATRKMFYTDSNRRDFLQRNLEGVTKLSLLEDSAKMKRSGNMIFLMTKANLEFQISELLLKTCIQHKSLKKTYQKRRGPLEGGVQDLRVKVSGS